One genomic region from bacterium CG_4_10_14_0_2_um_filter_33_32 encodes:
- the miaB gene encoding tRNA (N6-isopentenyl adenosine(37)-C2)-methylthiotransferase MiaB, with the protein MNNTKLKYYIWIIGCQMNKSDAERVVSVLNDLGFERTEDEKSADLIIALACSVRQTAIDRIYGKAKKWNEIKKNRKLITMLSGCVLDADKPKMGKIFDYLFNISDLSKLPLLLGESDSVRCQDYFKIKPIYESYFSAFIPIMTGCNNFCTYCAVPYTRGREKYRERQEIIKEILGLVKKGYKEITLLGQNVNSYGISKQLTVNTSTILSTGSKQGDQETNNKNNFAELLREVNKIPGNFWIRFLTSNPHDMSDEIIDAVAESKKICEYIHLPVQVGNNEVLKNMNRKYTREHYLELIEKIKTRIPGVAISTDTIVGFPGETKEQFKDTIDIYQKVGYTMAYIAQYSPRSGTVSAKMKDDVSREEKKRRDKELTSILEKTALKDNEKYINETIDVLVDLKKKDYLYGRTRTYKLVQFKGEEDLIGNFVKVKISSVTPWAMKGDIIE; encoded by the coding sequence ATGAATAATACAAAACTAAAATATTATATTTGGATAATTGGGTGTCAAATGAACAAATCGGATGCAGAACGTGTTGTTTCTGTTCTGAATGATTTGGGATTTGAAAGAACCGAAGATGAAAAATCAGCTGATTTAATTATTGCTTTAGCATGTTCTGTAAGACAAACAGCAATTGACAGAATTTACGGCAAAGCCAAGAAATGGAACGAAATAAAGAAAAATCGAAAATTGATAACTATGCTTTCAGGTTGTGTTCTGGACGCTGATAAGCCAAAAATGGGAAAAATATTCGATTATCTGTTTAATATTTCTGATTTAAGCAAGCTTCCTTTGTTATTAGGCGAAAGTGATTCAGTCAGATGCCAAGATTACTTTAAGATTAAACCGATTTATGAATCTTATTTTTCCGCGTTTATTCCGATAATGACTGGATGCAACAATTTTTGTACTTATTGTGCCGTGCCCTATACAAGGGGAAGAGAAAAATACAGAGAAAGGCAAGAAATAATTAAGGAAATTTTAGGATTAGTAAAAAAAGGCTATAAAGAAATAACGCTTCTTGGGCAGAATGTTAATTCCTACGGAATTAGTAAACAGTTAACAGTAAATACTTCGACTATACTCAGCACAGGTAGTAAACAGGGAGATCAAGAAACTAACAATAAAAACAATTTTGCTGAGTTACTTAGAGAAGTGAATAAAATTCCGGGAAATTTTTGGATAAGATTTTTAACATCAAACCCTCATGACATGTCAGATGAGATAATTGACGCTGTCGCTGAAAGTAAAAAGATATGTGAATACATCCATTTACCAGTGCAGGTAGGCAATAATGAGGTTCTTAAGAATATGAACAGGAAGTATACAAGGGAGCATTATTTAGAATTGATTGAAAAGATAAAGACGAGAATCCCCGGCGTTGCTATTTCTACTGATACCATTGTAGGTTTTCCCGGAGAAACAAAAGAGCAATTTAAAGATACGATTGATATCTATCAAAAGGTAGGTTACACAATGGCCTATATAGCCCAATATTCTCCTCGGTCAGGTACAGTATCAGCTAAAATGAAAGATGATGTATCTAGGGAAGAGAAAAAAAGACGAGATAAAGAATTGACAAGTATTTTAGAAAAAACAGCCCTAAAGGATAATGAAAAATATATCAACGAAACAATTGATGTTTTAGTTGATTTAAAAAAGAAAGACTATTTATATGGAAGAACCAGGACTTATAAATTAGTTCAATTTAAAGGCGAGGAAGATTTAATTGGTAATTTTGTTAAAGTTAAGATTTCTTCGGTTACTCCTTGGGCTATGAAGGGGGACATAATAGAATAA
- the miaA gene encoding tRNA (adenosine(37)-N6)-dimethylallyltransferase MiaA — translation MKFITILGSTASGKTSLAIKMAKNFNGEIVNADSKILYRYLDIGTDKPLKSKKETLRFRSGQTVKRKKDEEYIVEGILHHLTDILEPDEEFSIAQYQKIASITIKDIQKRGKIPFLVGGSPLYIESVIYNYKIPKITPDKRLRDKLSKKSLDNLVKTLKKINPENFQFVDLKNKRRVIRAIEISLNKEKSLRKTNARKLSKNILVLGIKKDREELYKKINDRVDNMIKKGLVSEVKKIIKKYGKEAPALFGIGYRQIIQYLEGKILLDQAIELIKRDSRRFAKRQLTWFKRDKNIKWIESSAEARLLIENFLKS, via the coding sequence ATGAAGTTTATAACAATATTAGGGTCTACTGCTTCAGGGAAAACAAGCTTGGCTATTAAGATGGCTAAGAATTTTAATGGTGAAATAGTTAATGCCGATTCAAAAATTCTATATCGATATTTAGATATTGGGACAGATAAACCTTTAAAAAGTAAAAAGGAGACCCTTCGATTTCGCTCAGGGCAGACAGTAAAAAGGAAAAAAGATGAAGAATACATAGTAGAAGGAATTCTTCATCATCTAACAGATATCTTAGAGCCAGATGAAGAATTTTCAATCGCACAATATCAAAAAATAGCATCTATTACTATAAAAGATATCCAAAAGAGAGGGAAAATACCATTTTTAGTCGGCGGCTCACCTCTTTATATAGAATCAGTAATATATAATTATAAAATTCCCAAAATAACTCCAGACAAACGATTAAGAGATAAGCTATCAAAAAAATCATTAGATAATTTAGTAAAGACGTTAAAGAAAATTAACCCTGAAAATTTTCAATTTGTTGATTTAAAAAATAAACGAAGAGTTATAAGAGCGATTGAAATTTCTTTAAATAAAGAAAAAAGTTTGAGAAAAACTAACGCAAGAAAATTATCAAAAAATATATTGGTTTTAGGTATAAAAAAAGATAGAGAAGAACTATACAAAAAGATTAACGACCGGGTGGATAATATGATTAAAAAGGGTTTAGTATCTGAAGTGAAGAAAATAATAAAAAAATACGGCAAAGAAGCGCCGGCCCTTTTTGGTATTGGTTACAGGCAAATTATTCAATACTTAGAAGGAAAAATATTGTTAGATCAGGCAATAGAACTTATTAAAAGAGACTCAAGGAGATTTGCTAAGCGTCAATTAACTTGGTTTAAGCGTGATAAAAATATTAAATGGATAGAATCATCTGCAGAAGCTAGATTACTTATAGAAAATTTCCTTAAATCCTAA